In Oncorhynchus kisutch isolate 150728-3 linkage group LG7, Okis_V2, whole genome shotgun sequence, one DNA window encodes the following:
- the LOC109901299 gene encoding ATP-binding cassette sub-family E member 1 has protein sequence MSEKNTRIAIVNHDKCKPKKCRQECKKSCPVVRMGKLCIEVTAQSKIVWISESLCIGCGICVKKCPFGALSIVNLPSNLEKETTHRYCANSFKLHRLPIPRPGEVLGLVGTNGIGKSTALKILAGKQKPNLGKFDAPPDWQEILTYFRGSELQNYFTKILEDDLKAIVKPQYVDQIPKTVKGTVGSILSRKDDSKTETIVCEQLDLTHLRERNVEDLSGGELQRFAIAVVCIQRADIFMFDEPSSYLDVKQRLRAAVTIRSLISPDRYIIVVEHDLSVLDYLSDFICCLYGVPSAYGVVTMPFGVREGINIFLDGYVPTENLRFREISLVFKVAETANEEEIKRMCHYQYPHMKKNMGDFALEILEGEFTDSEIMVMLGENGTGKTTFIRMLAGRLKPDEGGEVPILNVSYKPQKISPKFKGSVRALLHEKIRDAYTHPQFVTDVMKPMQIESIIDQDVQNLSGGELQRVAMALCLGKPADVYLIDEPSAYLDSEQRLVCAKVIKRFILHAKKTAFVVEHDFIMATYLADRVIVFDGIPSRSTAANTPQTLLAGMNKFLSQLEITFRRDPNNFRPRINKMNSIKDCEQKKSGNYFFLDD, from the exons ATGTCGGAGAAAAACACCAGAATCGCCATTGTGAATCATGACAAATGCAAGCCAAAGAAATGCCGGCAAGAGTGCAAAAAGAGTTGCCCTGTGGTTCGGATGG GCAAACTGTGCATAGAAGTCACAGCTCAGAGCAAAATTGTGTGGATTTCCGAATCGCTCTGTATCGGTTGTGGCATCTGTGTCAAG aAATGTCCATTTGGGGCCTTGTCTATTGTCAACTTGCCAAGCAACCTCGAGAAAGAGACAACTCACAGATACTGTGCCAACTCCTTCAAGTTGCATAG ATTACCCATTCCCAGACCTGGAGAGGTTCTGGGACTTGTGGGCACCAACGGAATCGGGAAATCTACGGCACTGAAAATTCTGGCTGGAAAACAGAAGCCTAACTTGGGGAAGTTCGAT GCTCCACCAGACTGGCAGGAGATCCTGACCTACTTCCGTGGCTCTGAGCTCCAGAACTATTTTACCAAGATCCTGGAGGATGACCTGAAAGCCATCGTCAAGCCCCAGTACGTTGACCAGATCCCCAAGACTGTCAAG GGGACTGTGGGCTCCATTCTGAGCAGGAAAGACGACTCCAAGACTGAGACCATCGTCTGTGAGCAGCTTG ATCTGACTCATCTCAGGGAGAGGAATGTAGAGGACCTATCAGGAGGAGAGCTGCAGCGCTTTGCCATCGCTGTGGTCTGCATCCAGAGAGCAGACAT CTTCATGTTTGACGAGCCGTCCAGTTACCTGGATGTTAAGCAACGTCTAAGAGCTGCCGTCACCATCCGCTCCCTCATCTCCCCAGACAG ATACATCATAGTGGTGGAACACGACCTGAGTGTGCTGGACTACCTGTCTGACTTCATCTGCTGTCTGTACGGAGTGCCCAGCGCCTATGGAGTGGTCACTATGCCCTTTGGAGTTAGAGAAG gCATCAACATCTTCCTGGACGGCTATGTGCCCACGGAGAATCTGCGCTTCAGGGAGATATCGCTTGTGTTCAAG GTGGCGGAGACGGCCAACGAGGAGGAGATCAAGAGGATGTGCCACTACCAGTACCCCCACATGAAGAAGAACATGGGAGACTTTGCCCTGGAGAtcctggaaggagagttcactGACTCTGAGATCATGGTCATGCTGGGAGAGAATG GGACGGGCAAAACCACGTTCATCAGAATGCTGGCTGGCCGTCTGAAACCAGATGAAGGGG GGGAAGTGCCTATCCTGAACGTCAGCTACAAACCCCAAAAGATCAGCCCCAAATTCAAA GGTAGTGTGCGGGCTCTGCTCCATGAGAAGATCCGAGACGCCTACACTCACCCCCAGTTTGTGACTGACGTCATGAAGCCTATGCAGATTGAGAGCATCATCGACCAGGAC GTCCAGAACCTGTCCGGAGGAGAGTTGCAGAGGGTGGCCATGGCCCTGTGTCTGGGGAAACCAGCTGATGTCTACCTGATAGACGAGCCCTCCGCCTACCTGGACTCTGAGCAGCGTCTCGTGTGTGCCAAGGTCATCAAAAG ATTCATCCTCCACGCCAAGAAGACTGCGTTTGTGGTGGAGCATGACTTCATCATGGCCACCTACCTGGCTGACCGCGTCATTGTGTTTGACGGTATTCCCTCGCGAAGCACCGCTGCCAACAC GCCACAGACCTTACTCGCAGGGATGAACAAGTTCCTATCACAGCTGGAGATAACGTTCAGGAGAGACCCCAACAACTTCCGACCAAGGATCAACAAGATGAATTCCATAAAG GATTGTGAACAGAAGAAGAGTGGGAACTACTTCTTCCTGGACGACTAA